Part of the Caminicella sporogenes DSM 14501 genome is shown below.
CCTCATTTTTATCTGTTTTAATGATTCTTCTCCAGAAACATATAAAACTTTAAAACCTTTTTTTCCTACATTATTTGCTACTTGTATAAGAAGTGTTGATTTACCTATGCCCGGGTCTCCACCAACCAAAACTAGAGAACCTCTAACTATTCCTCCACCTAAAACTCTATCTAGCTCTCCATTTGATGTAGAAAATCTATTTTCCATTTCTATTTCAATATTTTTAAGTTTTACAGGTTTTTGACTGCTTCCTATAGATACTACTTCACCACTTTTTTTATTATTACCAAATTCTTCTACAAAACTCTGCCAACTATTACATTCTGGACATTTACCCATCCATTTTAATGAAATATATCCACACTCTTGACAAACATACTTTGTTTTAATTTTTGCCACATTTTTCACCTTCAATACTTTATTTTATAAATTATTTATCTATATAAAGATAATGCAAAAAATAACATTTAAAAGGATTCTACTCTAATTAGTAGAATCCTTTTAATTTTTTCTTAATCTATTTTTTCTTAAACACTATTTCTTCATTTTCTACATCTACTAATATATTATCTTCTTTAGAAATTTTACCCATCAAAATTTCTTCAGAAAGTTTATCTTCTATCATCTTTGTTATAACCCTCTTAAGAGGTCTTGCTCCATACTCTTGATCATATCCTTTTTTAGCTAGAAAATCTTTAGCTTTTTCTGAAACTTCAATATTGATGCTTAACTTCCTCAATCTCTTAGTTAAATCTGATACCATAAGTTCAACTATTTCTTTAATATGTTTCTCATCTAATTGATGGAATACTATTATATCATCTATTCTATTTATAAATTCTGGTCTAAATTGTTTTTTCAACTCTTCCATTATATTTTCCTTCATTTTTTCATATTCATTCTTCTTAGCCTTATCATTTGCTTCTGCAAATCCTAATACTTTCTGTTTCTTTATCCTTGACGCACCAACATTTGAAGTCATGATAATAACTGTATTCTTGAAATCTACTGTTCTTCCCTTTGCATCTGTCAATCTACCATCATCTAATATTTGAAGTAAAATATTAAATACATCAGGATGAGCTTTTTCTATTTCATCAAATAATACTACTGAATAAGGTTTTCTCCTTATTTTCTCAGTTAACTGACCACCTTCATCATATCCTACATATCCTGGAGGAGAACCTACTAATTTTGAAACAGAATGTTTTTCCATGTATTCAGACATATCTATCCTAATCATTGCATTTTCATCACCAAATAAAGCTTCAGCTAAAGCTTTAGTAAGTTCTGTTTTTCCCACTCCTGTAGGTCCTAAGAATATAAATGAACCTATTGGCTTTTTAGGGTCTTTAAGTCCTACTCTTGCTCTTCTAATAGCTCTAGATACAGCCTTTACTGCTTCGTCTTGTCCTATCACCCTTTCATGCAGTATTTTTTCCATATTCAAAAGTCTTTCTGATTCATCTTCAGCTAACTTCTTAACTGGAATTCCTGTCCATGCAGCAACAACTTCTGCAATCTCCTCTTCTCCAACTGTAGCATTATCATTTTGTTTCGCTTTCCAGTTATTTTTTCTATCTTCTAATTCTTCTTTTATAGCTTTTTCTTCATCTCTAAGTTTGGCTGCTTTTTCAAAGTTTTGAGCACTTACAGCTTCCTCTTTCTCTTTCATTATTTTTTCTAATTTATTCTCTAAATCTTTTAAATCTTCTGGTTGAGTAACCATTTGAAGTCTTACTTTTGATGCTGCTTCATCTATTAAATCTACTGCTTTATCTGGCAAAAATCTATCTGTTATATATCTATGTGATAGTTCTGCTGCTGCCTTTAACGCTTCATCTGTAATTTTTACACTATGATGTGCCTCATATTTATCTCTTAATCCTTTAAGAATTTGGATTGTTTCTTCCACAGTTGGCTCATCTACTATAATAGGTTGAAATCTTCTCTCAAGAGCAGGGTCCTTTTCTATATGCTTTTTATACTCATCTAAAGTAGTAGCTCCTATAGCTTGAAGTTCTCCTCTTGCAAGTGCAGGTTTTAAAATATTTGAAGCATCAATAGCACCCTCTGCTCCTCCTGCACCAATTATAGTATGCATTTCATCTATAAATAAAATTACATTACCTGCTTTTTTAATTTCATCCATCACTTGAGTAAGTCTTTGTTCAAATTCACCCCTATATTTCGCTCCAGCCAGCATAGACGCTAAATCCAAAGAAAATACTCTCTTATCTTTAAGAATTTCTGGTACATTTCCTTCTACAATCTTCTGAGCTAATCCTTCAGCTATTGCAGTTTTACCTACTCCCGGCTCTCCTATCAAACATGGATTATTTTTAGTCCTTCTGCTCAAAACTTGTATAACTCTTTCTATTTCTTTTTCTCTTCCTATAACAGGGTCAAGTTTTCCTTCTTCAGCCATTTCTGTTAAGTCTCTACCATATTTATTTAAAGTAGGAGTATTTTTCCCTTTACTGCTTACTTTTGTATGTCTAGGATTTTCTGAACCTTGATATTTACTTCCCAATAAATTTAAAACTTCTTCATAAACTTTATTAAAATCTATTCCCATATCTAAAAGTATTTTTGCAGCTACTCCTTCTCCCTCTCTAATAAGAGCAAGCAATAAATGTTCTGTTCCCACATAGTTGTGATTCAATCTTCTTGCTTCTGCAAAACTTATTTCAAAAATTCTTTTAACTCTAGGAGTAATTCCAACTAATGTCGTTTCTTCATATCCTACTCCAATCATCTCTTGAATTATCTTTCTGACTTTATTTTCATCTACACCTAAATTTATTAATGCTTTAGCTGCAATTCCTTCATTTTCTCTTATAAGACCTAACAATAAATGTTCTGTACCAACATAATTATGCTTAAATTTTTGAGCTTCTTCCTGTGCTAATCCAATTGCTCTTTGAGCACTTTCTGTAAATTTATTAAACATGAACATTTTTTATCAACCTCCTTTGTATAAAAATATTTATACTCATGTTTCAAACACATAATTTCTAAATTAACATATTCTTTCCATAAATTATTTTTTAGAAAGTCTTTCTCTTACAAGTTTTGCTCTCTCTATGTCTCTTTCATTTGCACTTAAATTTTTCCCAACAATCTTTTGAAGTATTCCCGGTTGTATATCAACCATGAGATTATTTACAACCTTTTCATCGACTTCTTTTATTATTCCCAAATCTATTCCCAATCTAACATCTGATAAAAGAGTTAAAGCCTCTTTTGAATTTAAAATTCTAGCATTACTCAAAATTCCAAATGAACGACATATCTTATCTTCCAACTTCATTCTATTATTTGACAAGAGAGTACTTCTCGCATCTTTTTCTTTACTTATTATTTGTTTAGTCACTTCTTTTAAAGTATCTATAATTTCTTCTTCTGTTCTTCCAAGGGTTACTTGATTAGAAATTTGATAGATATTTCCTTCAGCTGCCGTCCCTTCTCCATATATACCTCTAACAGTCAACCCTATCTGATTTACAGCTTGAAGTATTCTATCTATATACCTAGTCATTGATAAAGCAGGCAAATGAATCATAACCGAAGCTCTAATACCTGTGCCCACATTAGTTGGACAAGATGTAAGATAGCCTATTTTTTCATCAAATGCATATTTTACATTTTCTTCTAATATATCATCTATTTTATTTGCTAAATCCCATACCTCATCTAATTGAAATCCGGGATATAAACACTGTATACGAAGATGGTCTTCTTCATTAATCATTATACTTACAGATTCATCTTTATTTAAAAGTACAGCACTCTTGTTTGGCTTCTCTATTAAGTTAGGACTTATAAGACGTTTTTCAATTAACACACGCTTATCATTATCTGAAATTTTATCCATTTCTATAAGTGTAAAATCTTTTTTTAGTACTGTATTACCTTCTATTATCACATCATTAATTTTTTTTATCACTTCTTTACTTTTTTCATTTGTAAGTGCAATGGGAAAAGGAAATTCCTCTAAGTTTCTTGCAAGTCTTATACGACTACTAATTACTACATTGTTAAGTGGACCTTCTTCATCTATCCATTTTGGCACGTATATCCCCCCTACTCTTGTATTCCAAAATCTTTTTCAAGCTCTTTAATTCGGTCTCTAAGTTTTGCAGCTTTTTCAAATTCTTCTTTTTCAACTGCCATTTGAAGTTGTTTTTTTAATGACATAATTTCATGTTTAAGTCTAATTCTACTTCCTGCTTTTTTAGGAATCTTACCTATGTGAGTTTCACTTCCATGTATTCTCTTTATAAGTGGCAATAACTTTTCATTGAAGGTTTTATAACATTCAAAACAGCCTAATCTTCCGAGTTGTTTAAATTTTCCATAACTCATTCCGCATTTGCTGCATGTTGTAGTTTTTATATAATCCACCTTAAATGGAGAACTATGAATAGAATCAAGCAGTCCTGTTAAAAAATTGTTTATTGTAAATGTCGTATCAAAATCAAAGTTTATATCATCACTTTTTTTAGCACACTGTTCACATAAATGTATCTCTTGTTTTTGATTGTTTATAATTTTTGTTACATGTACTGTAGCTTCTCTTTCATGACAATTTTGACAAAGCATAATATCCCCTCCTATCTTAAAAGAGAAGCAAGCATGGCCTTTAAAATACTTGCCCTCACATTATTTTTCAATTCTGTATCTATATTTAAACTTCTATTGTTCAATGCTGCAATCATTATATCTGCTTCCCTATCTTTTAATATACCCTTTTCTAACAACAACTTAACTATAGATACTGCTTTCATCATACTTATACTATCACCTATTTCATTAATTATATTGTAAAGATAGGTTTTTTTATTTATATTGAGTTTAATAATTCTTATATGTCCTCCACCACCACGTCTGCTTTCTACTGCATATCCCTTGTCTATAGTAAATCTTGTTGAAAGAACATAATTTATTTGAGATGGGGCACAGTTAAAATCATTTGCAAGTTCATTTCTTTTAATCTCTATCCACTGCTTATTCGACTGTTTAAGCATTTCCTTAATAAAAGCTTCAATCAAATCACTCAATCTTGCCATACCATCACCTTTTTACTTTGACTTTCTTTGACCTTAATTTGATGTTAATAAATTTCATTATACTTTTCAAGTTATATTTTTGCTCATTTTTAATTATTTTTATTCAATCTCTAATATTATTTTTTATTTTTTTAGATTTTCATTTTTTTTCTTTATTTTTCTTTTAATTTCTAAATTTTAAAGACCTCAGTATAAAAAACTTCATACTGAGGTCTTTGTAAAATTTTAATTATTTTTTTGTTTAGCAGCCTCAATTATCTTTTGTGCCAATTGACTTGGAACTTCTTCATATCTTTCAAATCTCATTGTAAAACTTCCTCTAGCTTGAGTCATTGAACGAAGGTCTGGAGCATATTTAAACATTTCTGATTGTGGTGCTTCAGCTATAACGAGCTGATACCCATCACCTTGTGGCTGCATGCCCAAAATTCTACCTCTCCTCTTATTCATATCACCCATTATATCTCCCATGTATTCTTCAGGCACAAGTACTTCTACATGCATAATTGGCTCTAAAAGTACAGGATTAGCCTTTTCTATACCCTTTTTAAATGCAATAGATGCAGCTATTTTAAAAGCCATTTCACTAGAATCAACTGAATGATATGAGCCATCAAATAATGTAGCTTTAACATTAACTACAGGAAATCCAGCAAGTACGCCTTTTTCCATAGATTCTCTCAAACCCTTTTCAACAGCTGGAATATATTGTTTTGGAACTGCTCCACCGAATATTTCTTCATGGAACTCAAATTCTTCTGTAGAAGGTTCAAATCTAATATGAACATCGCCATACTGTCCTGCTCCACCACTTTGTTTTTTATGCTTTCCTTGTACAGTTGATGTTCCTTTTATAGTTTCTCTATATGCTATCTTAGGATCTATAAGGTCAACTTCTACTCCAAAATTATTTTTAAGCTTGTTAATTATAACACTAAGCTGCATAGTTCCTTGCCCACCTATTAGCAGTTGTTTAGTTTCATGATTTCTTTCAACTACAAATGTAGGGTCTTCTTCTGTAAGCTTATGAAGTGATGCACTTATCTTTTCTTCATCTTCTCTAGATTTAGGCTCTACTGCCATAAATAAACAAGGCTGAGGAAATTTAATTCCTTCATATTGAATAGGTGAATTTTTATCACAAAGAGTATCTCCAGTGGAAGTATACTGTAATTTTGCTGTAGCTCCAATATCTCCCGCACCAATTTCCTTACACTCTATCTGATTTTTACCTCTGAGCATAAACAAATTTCCTATTTTTTCTACGCTATCTTTATTTGGATTATATACTTCCATATCTTTCTTTATTTTACCGGAATATACTTTAAATAGAGATATTTTTCCTACAAATGGGTCTACTATTGTTTTAAATACTAAAGCTGAAAAAGGTTCTTCCTCTGCTACCTGTCTTACTACTTTTTCTTCATTATTTGGATTAATTCCCTCGTATCCATTTTCATGCATATCCTTAGGTGTTGGCATATAGTCATAAATCATATCAAGAAGTGTATGAATACCAATATTATTAACTGTTGAACCTACTAATACTGGAACAACATCTCCTGCAAGTACACCTTTTCTTAGTCCTTCATGTATTTCTTCAGTAGTAAACTGTTCTCCTTCAAAATATTTTTCAAGAAGTTTTTCATCACTTTCTGCTACTGATTCTATAAGCATTTCTCTAATAGGTCCTATTTTATCCTTCATATAATCTGGAATATCTACATTTACACACTCTTTACCGTTATATTCTCTACCTATCATATCTACAACATTTACAAAGCCTTTAAAATCTGGTCCTTGCCTCATTGGCACAGCAAAAGGTGCTATTTTTTTACCAAATTTATCTCTAAGCTCATTTATCAATTTTTCAAAGTTAACGTTTTCTTTATCAATTTTATTTATAAATATGATTTTAGGCATTTTTCTCTCTTCCGTATACTTCCACGCCTTTTCCGTTCCAACCTCTACCCCAGAAGTAGCATCTAACATTATTATTGCTCCACCAGCAACTCTTAATGCACTTATAACTTCTCCTTGAAAATCAAAGTATCCCGGAGCATCAAGAATATTATATTTTGAATTATTCCATTCTATAGGAATAACAGAAGTTCCTATTGAAAATTGTCTTGCTATTTCTTCTTTATCAAAATCCGATACTGTATTTCCTTCCTCAATCTTACCTATCCTCTTTATAACTTTTGTCGTATAAAGCATAGACTCAATTAAAGTTGTCTTTCCACTGCCACCATGGCCTAATAACGCTACATTTCTTATTTCATTAACTTTATAGTTTTTCATGTCCTTCCCCCTAACTTGTTAATGATTTATCTCTCTTTTTATATATTCTATAATGTTTTGAAAATTCCTTTTTTTCAAAATATGTTATGTATTTTTTTCAAAAAAATATAAAGGCTCCAAAAAATCAGAGCCCTTTTTACATATCTATACTATTCCTGACATCTTAATTACTTCTAATCCTCTTTTTTCCAACTCTTTTATTATAATATTAAGTCCTATAGAATCACTTGCCATATGTCCTGCCACTATAACATTTCCTATATTTTGTTTTTCTACTTCTTCTTTAACATCGTCTGGTACATGCATACAGATTATTGTACCTACACCAGCTTCAAAATATGCCTTAAATACATCTGCTCCTCCATTTGTTCCACCAGCCATAAGCACTGCTATTTTTCCTGCATAATCTTTTTCACTGCCAACTCTTATTATCGGACCTGCTAAAGCATCTTTATATTCATCAATCTCTTTCAATGCTTCTACTACATCTTTCAAAGTAGCTTTAGGTTTATCACTAAACCTTTCATTTATGAAATTTTGAACAAAATTTTCAGTTATCTTATCCGCAGGCATATGTATATTCATAAATGGTATATCTAACAGCTTTGCCGCAGAAGCTACTCTATCATAATTACTTACGTGCATACCTCTTTCTACTTTGCCCATTTTTTTTCTTAAAACTTTTTGAGCTTTATTTATAGGTACCCCAAACTCCACCATTCTATCAATCTGAAATTCCATTACTTTATGAAAATCTACCATAGGTGTACCTGCCTTTGGATGATGACTTATAACACAATCTACTCCTAACTGCTTAGCAATAAGAAGTTCAGGTGTTTCCATGTCTATTCCCATTAAAATTTTTTTAATATCTCTACCATCAACAACAATTCCAGAATCAGCAGGTATTTCGTCTAAACCTGCTAAATTTAAAGCTAATTCCATTATTTCTCTCGTATTCATTTTTCTCCTCCTTTACATTTTTAAATATAAATTACATCATATAATTTATTTTATATATATTAATATTTTACTATATACTTTACGTCTATTACCAAAATTTTTAATTGTTTTTTTATTCTTAATCATTTTTTATTTTACGATAATCTAGCTGTACTTTTTTACTTATACTTATAATACACTCTAAAAATTCTACTATATAAGTAGAATACTCAGGATTTTTACAATAAGATACATTCGTCTTAATAAGCTCTCTTTCTCTATTTTTATCCTCTATAGGCAGTAAATGCTTTTTTTTATATTCATTTATCTCAAAAATTACATAAAGTCTTTTTTCAAAAAGCTTTACTAACTCTTTATCTATTTCATCTATTCTTTTCCTCATTTCTTGTAAATCTTTCATATTTTCACCCCATACATTTACAAATTTAATTTCCCATAGTTTTTGTAAATTCTCACCCATAATATTATACTTTTTTACTTCATCATATCAAAATATTAATATAAAACAACTAATTTGCCTTTAAAGAATTGAACTTTTACTAATTTTTGTATAGTATTATACTTAGTAAACAATATAAATTAAAAGGAGGCCGTAGAGTTGAATATTGTTATTGTAGGAGCTGGTAAGGGTGGAAGTAATCTAATTAACTGTTTTAACAATATTGACAGTATTAATATTCTTCTAGTAGTGGATAAAAATTTATCTGCTCCCGGAATTTCTTTAGCTAAAAAATTAAATATACCTTTTTCTCAATCTATAGAAGATATAAATAATCTATCTGTAGATTTAATAATAGAAGCTACTGGAAATAAAAATGTTTCCGAATTTCTCAATCAAAATTATGGTTCAAACTGTACTATACTTGATTCTAAAGCTGCACTTTTAATCATGACTCTTGTAGAAAGAAATATTGAAACACTCAATAAAATGAATAAACAAATTACAATAATAAACGATACTGCTTCTATCGTTGAAAAACAAATGAAAGAAATTTCTTCATCTATAAATAGCGTTAACACTGTAAGCAATGAATTATTAAATTCAACTAACACATCTAATAAATATATAAAAGAAAGTGATAAGATCATTCAATCAGTGAATAAAATTGCTCAGCAAACAAAAATCCTTGGCATAAATGCTTCTATTGAAGCAGCTAGAGCTGGCGAACAAGGAAAAGGTTTTTCTATTGTTGCAAAAGAAGTTCAAAATCTAGCTCTATATAGCGAAAACTTTGCTAAAGAAATTAGCAACATACTTTTACAACTTTCTGAAGAAATCAAAAAAATAGATACTGAAGTATCAAAATTAAATAATTTCTCTCATATACAAATTAATGCCTCAAGCAAAATATCCGCAGCTGTAGAAGAACTTGTAAAAGTCTGTAAATGATAATTTTTCCATTGTAACTTTTCTTTTAATTTGATAAGATTAAGTCTTGAGGATTATTATTTTAAATCTGGAAAAAATAAAAATGTATTTTTATATAATTAGCTCAATAAAAGGAGGCCGTTATGGAACTTAATAAAGCAAGTAAAAAATTAAAACTATATGGCTTTAATAACTTAACAAAAACTCTTAGTTTTAACATATATGATATATGTTATGCTAAAACTCCTGAAACTCAAAGGGAATATATCGAATATATCGATGAACAATATAATGCCGATAGACTTACTAAAATACTTACTAATGTGGCAAATATGATTGGAGCTAATATACTAAATATAGCTAAACAAGATTACGACCCTCAAGGTGCAAGTGTCACTATATTAGTTTCAGAAGAAGAAGTTCCTTTATATGAAAAAAATGAAAATGAAACAACAGAAGTAGAAACTCCTCTCCCTAAAAATGTTGTTGCTCATTTAGATAAAAGTCATATTACAGTACACACATATCCAGAAAGCCATCCTGATGATGGAATAAGTACTTTTAGAGCAGATATAGATGTATCTACTTGTGGTAGGATTTCTCCACTTAAAGCACTTAACTATCTAATTGAAAGTTTTGATTCTGATATTATAACAATAGATTATAGAGTAAGAGGCTTTACAAGAAATATTCAAGGAAGAAAACATTTTATCGACCACAAAATAAACTCTATACAAAATTTTATATCTAAAGAGATTAAAGATATGTATCAAATGATTGATGTAAATATATATCAAGAAAATATATTTCATACAAAAATGATGTTAAAAGATTTTGATTTAGATAATTATCTATTCGGAACAGTATCGGAAAATCTAGAACCTAAAGAAAAGAAAAAAATAAAACAAAGACTTCAAAAAGAAATGATAGAAATATTTTATGGTAGAAATATTCCTAAATTATAAATTTCAAACTACCCTCAAAATTTAAAGGGTAGTTTTTATTTATTTGAATTATTTATACTGATAGACAATTATTTTTTAAATAATAATCATATACTTCTTCAAAACTTAAACCTAAACATTCTCCAAGATTTATATATCTGGCAAATAATCTTATATAAACTGATAGTGAATTTACATAATCTTGCTGTAATATTAATTTTTTTAAATCTCTAATATCATCAAATATATTTGAAAATAATTTTATAATATTATCGCTTTTTTCAACTGCTTCAATAGCATCATTATTGATTATATTAAACCCATGAGCATTTCCAATAGATAATAAAAATTTCATTGCATCAATATATCTAATTATTAATTTTTCTCTTGGAATATTTTCCTTAATTTTATAATATTTATAACATTTTGTTAAATTTGCTATTTCTGCTGTCTTTACTTGAAGAGCTAAAAATTTTAAATCAAATACATTTTCTTCTCCAACTACATTTTCATCAATATCAGATAACTTTTTTATATGATTTTCTATAACTTCCTGTATTTTAAACAATTGATTCAATTCCATAATATATCTCTCCCTATACAATATATTCTACTATTAATAGCAGGTTATAATATCTTGTATATATTTTACACTATAAAATTATATTCTGTAAAGAAGATTTAACCTCTAATATATAAATTTACTTAATCAAAATATTATATTGATAAAAATTTCTCTATATTATTTTATATTTGCTAAATTCATGTTAAAATAATTAATACCAATTGTTTTATAATAATTACCATAAAAGTAATTTTTTCTCCTTTAAATAATTGTTTTAAGGTGTGATTTTTCATGGGGTAAGAAAAAAAGTTTTTATTATTATATTTATTTTTATTTTGTTATTTTTACTAATCCTAATTTTATATATTAAAAATTCCATTTTAGAAAGTTATAAACAATTAGAATATAAAAGAGCAAGAAGTCACATGCAGAGAGTCAAAAATGAATATGATTATATCATTCAAAATCTAAATAAATTCCTTCTTGATTGGGCCATATGGGATGATACATATGAATTTATCGAAAACTGTAATAAAAAATATATAGAATCAAATTTACAAATTGAAACCTTCACTAATGCCGAAATAAATTTTTTCATTTTTTTTAACAATAAATCAGGAATTATTTACGGAAAATTCGTTGACTTATCAAAGCAAAAAGAAATTCCCCTTCCTTCCGAACTCATTGAAAAAGCCAAAAATTTAAAAAATCAATCCGGAATAATTCTACTCAATAATAAAGACGTTTTTTTAATAAGTTCCCATAATGTACTAGACAGCAAAAAACTCAAAAATTCAAATGGCTTTATAGTTATTGGATATAAACTGACAGATAAAAAAATTAATGAAATTAATAAAAAGTTGCAAATTAAAATTGAAAATTTTTTTACATCTAATTTTAATAATTCTAATGACAATTTTACAATTGTTGATAATAATATAAAAAATATAATAGGCCACATTTATACTAAAACTCTTGACAATA
Proteins encoded:
- a CDS encoding protein arginine kinase → MPKWIDEEGPLNNVVISSRIRLARNLEEFPFPIALTNEKSKEVIKKINDVIIEGNTVLKKDFTLIEMDKISDNDKRVLIEKRLISPNLIEKPNKSAVLLNKDESVSIMINEEDHLRIQCLYPGFQLDEVWDLANKIDDILEENVKYAFDEKIGYLTSCPTNVGTGIRASVMIHLPALSMTRYIDRILQAVNQIGLTVRGIYGEGTAAEGNIYQISNQVTLGRTEEEIIDTLKEVTKQIISKEKDARSTLLSNNRMKLEDKICRSFGILSNARILNSKEALTLLSDVRLGIDLGIIKEVDEKVVNNLMVDIQPGILQKIVGKNLSANERDIERAKLVRERLSKK
- a CDS encoding UvrB/UvrC motif-containing protein, translated to MLCQNCHEREATVHVTKIINNQKQEIHLCEQCAKKSDDINFDFDTTFTINNFLTGLLDSIHSSPFKVDYIKTTTCSKCGMSYGKFKQLGRLGCFECYKTFNEKLLPLIKRIHGSETHIGKIPKKAGSRIRLKHEIMSLKKQLQMAVEKEEFEKAAKLRDRIKELEKDFGIQE
- a CDS encoding CtsR family transcriptional regulator, with product MARLSDLIEAFIKEMLKQSNKQWIEIKRNELANDFNCAPSQINYVLSTRFTIDKGYAVESRRGGGGHIRIIKLNINKKTYLYNIINEIGDSISMMKAVSIVKLLLEKGILKDREADIMIAALNNRSLNIDTELKNNVRASILKAMLASLLR
- the fusA gene encoding elongation factor G encodes the protein MKNYKVNEIRNVALLGHGGSGKTTLIESMLYTTKVIKRIGKIEEGNTVSDFDKEEIARQFSIGTSVIPIEWNNSKYNILDAPGYFDFQGEVISALRVAGGAIIMLDATSGVEVGTEKAWKYTEERKMPKIIFINKIDKENVNFEKLINELRDKFGKKIAPFAVPMRQGPDFKGFVNVVDMIGREYNGKECVNVDIPDYMKDKIGPIREMLIESVAESDEKLLEKYFEGEQFTTEEIHEGLRKGVLAGDVVPVLVGSTVNNIGIHTLLDMIYDYMPTPKDMHENGYEGINPNNEEKVVRQVAEEEPFSALVFKTIVDPFVGKISLFKVYSGKIKKDMEVYNPNKDSVEKIGNLFMLRGKNQIECKEIGAGDIGATAKLQYTSTGDTLCDKNSPIQYEGIKFPQPCLFMAVEPKSREDEEKISASLHKLTEEDPTFVVERNHETKQLLIGGQGTMQLSVIINKLKNNFGVEVDLIDPKIAYRETIKGTSTVQGKHKKQSGGAGQYGDVHIRFEPSTEEFEFHEEIFGGAVPKQYIPAVEKGLRESMEKGVLAGFPVVNVKATLFDGSYHSVDSSEMAFKIAASIAFKKGIEKANPVLLEPIMHVEVLVPEEYMGDIMGDMNKRRGRILGMQPQGDGYQLVIAEAPQSEMFKYAPDLRSMTQARGSFTMRFERYEEVPSQLAQKIIEAAKQKNN
- a CDS encoding chorismate mutase, translating into MKDLQEMRKRIDEIDKELVKLFEKRLYVIFEINEYKKKHLLPIEDKNRERELIKTNVSYCKNPEYSTYIVEFLECIISISKKVQLDYRKIKND
- a CDS encoding methyl-accepting chemotaxis protein gives rise to the protein MNIVIVGAGKGGSNLINCFNNIDSINILLVVDKNLSAPGISLAKKLNIPFSQSIEDINNLSVDLIIEATGNKNVSEFLNQNYGSNCTILDSKAALLIMTLVERNIETLNKMNKQITIINDTASIVEKQMKEISSSINSVNTVSNELLNSTNTSNKYIKESDKIIQSVNKIAQQTKILGINASIEAARAGEQGKGFSIVAKEVQNLALYSENFAKEISNILLQLSEEIKKIDTEVSKLNNFSHIQINASSKISAAVEELVKVCK
- the speD gene encoding adenosylmethionine decarboxylase is translated as MELNKASKKLKLYGFNNLTKTLSFNIYDICYAKTPETQREYIEYIDEQYNADRLTKILTNVANMIGANILNIAKQDYDPQGASVTILVSEEEVPLYEKNENETTEVETPLPKNVVAHLDKSHITVHTYPESHPDDGISTFRADIDVSTCGRISPLKALNYLIESFDSDIITIDYRVRGFTRNIQGRKHFIDHKINSIQNFISKEIKDMYQMIDVNIYQENIFHTKMMLKDFDLDNYLFGTVSENLEPKEKKKIKQRLQKEMIEIFYGRNIPKL
- a CDS encoding dUTP diphosphatase gives rise to the protein MELNQLFKIQEVIENHIKKLSDIDENVVGEENVFDLKFLALQVKTAEIANLTKCYKYYKIKENIPREKLIIRYIDAMKFLLSIGNAHGFNIINNDAIEAVEKSDNIIKLFSNIFDDIRDLKKLILQQDYVNSLSVYIRLFARYINLGECLGLSFEEVYDYYLKNNCLSV